Proteins from one Cicer arietinum cultivar CDC Frontier isolate Library 1 chromosome 3, Cicar.CDCFrontier_v2.0, whole genome shotgun sequence genomic window:
- the LOC101512288 gene encoding jasmonate-induced oxygenase 1-like: MMSCAQAWPEPVVRVQALAESGLSSIPSCYIKPRSQRPTKTICSPQNHQIDIPVIDLEHFSSKDHILREKELKRVSEACREWGFFQVVNHGISHELMKSAKEVWREFFNLPLDVKEEHANSPTTYEGYGSRLGVKKGAILDWSDYFFLHYMPPSLRNQTKWPALPSSLRKVISEYGEEVVKLGGRILELMSINLGLEENFLLNKFGGEDDIGACLRVNFYPKCPQPDLTLGISPHSDPGGMTILLPDDFVAGLQVRKGNEWITIKPIPNAFIINIGDQIQVLSNAIYKSVEHRVIVNSIKDRVSLAMFYNPKSDLLIEPAKELVTKERPALYPPMTYDEYRLYIRMKGPCGKVQVESLATKS; this comes from the exons atgatgAGTTGCGCTCAAGCATGGCCAGAACCCGTGGTTCGAGTCCAAGCCTTAGCCGAAAGTGGCCTAAGCTCAATCCCTTCATGTTACATCAAACCACGTTCTCAAAGACCCACTAAAACCATTTGTTCTcctcaaaatcatcaaattGACATCCCCGTGATCGACCTTGAGCACTTCTCCAGTAAGGATCATATCCTTAGAGAGAAGGAGCTCAAGCGTGTGTCCGAGGCGTGTCGAGAGTGGGGTTTCTTTCAAGTTGTGAACCATGGAATTAGCCATGAGTTGATGAAGAGTGCTAAGGAAGTGTGGCGTGAGTTCTTTAACCTTCCACTTGATGTGAAAGAGGAACATGCTAACTCTCCAACAACATATGAGGGTTATGGTAGTAGGTTGGGAGTGAAAAAGGGTGCTATTTTGGATTGGAGTGACTATTTTTTTCTCCATTATATGCCTCCTTCACTTAGGAACCAAACTAAGTGGCCTGCACTTCCATCATCCTTGAG GAAAGTGATTTCTGAATATGGTGAAGAAGTTGTTAAGCTAGGAGGAAGGATACTTGAATTAATGTCAATAAATCTTGGATTGGAAGAAAATTTCCTTCTCAATAAATTTGGGGGAGAAGATGATATTGGTGCTTGCTTAAGGGTGAATTTCTATCCAAAGTGTCCACAACCTGACCTTACTTTGGGCATATCACCTCACTCAGATCCTGGTGGTATGACCATTCTTCTACCTGATGATTTTGTGGCTGGCCTTCAAGTACGAAAAGGAAATGAATGGATCACTATTAAGCCTATCCCTAATGCCTTTATCATCAACATTGGTGACCAAATTCAG GTGCTGAGCAATGCAATATACAAGAGTGTAGAACACAGAGTGATTGTGAACTCAATAAAAGATCGTGTTTCATTGGCCATGTTTTACAACCCAAAGAGTGATTTGTTAATTGAACCTGCAAAGGAGCTTGTAACAAAGGAGAGGCCAGCCCTTTACCCACCAATGACATATGATGAATACAGACTTTATATTAGGATGAAAGGACCTTGTGGTAAAGTCCAAGTTGAATCTTTGGCTACCAAATCGTGA